A portion of the Candidatus Ruthia endofausta genome contains these proteins:
- a CDS encoding P-II family nitrogen regulator encodes MKFVTAILRPHKLDDVREALSEVGVSGVTVTEVRGFGRQKGHTELYRGAEYQIDFLPKIKLEIAIEASRLDEVIGVISNVANSGKVGDGKIFVTNLDKVIRIRTGEIDKDAL; translated from the coding sequence ATGAAGTTTGTGACAGCGATTTTAAGACCGCATAAATTAGACGATGTTAGGGAGGCGTTATCCGAAGTTGGTGTGTCTGGCGTAACGGTGACTGAAGTGAGAGGTTTTGGTCGTCAAAAAGGACATACAGAGTTGTATCGAGGAGCGGAGTATCAAATTGACTTCTTGCCTAAAATTAAATTAGAAATTGCGATTGAAGCTTCAAGACTTGATGAAGTGATTGGGGTGATTAGTAATGTGGCTAATTCTGGTAAAGTAGGTGATGGCAAAATCTTTGTGACTAATTTAGACAAGGTGATTCGTATTCGTACAGGCGAAATTGATAAAGACGCGCTTTAA
- the trmD gene encoding tRNA (guanosine(37)-N1)-methyltransferase TrmD, whose protein sequence is MRFDVITLFPDMFNSIKDEGVIARAIKKSHLSIHTWQLREFSNNKYKNIDDKPYGGGGGMVMQVKPIRDCINKIKQANPKTKVIYLSPQGQLLKHKLAKELSTLDSITLLCGRYEGVDERIIEYDIDMEISIGDYVISGGELAAMVLIDTVSRQIPNVLGNVDSLNDSFTNNLLDYPHYTRPKVIDNQAVPEVLLSGHQANIDTWRKEQSIKKTQKKRKDLLSIYKNCLQ, encoded by the coding sequence ATGCGCTTTGATGTTATCACCCTATTCCCTGATATGTTTAATTCCATTAAGGATGAAGGTGTTATTGCACGCGCCATCAAAAAATCACACCTCTCAATCCACACTTGGCAACTCAGAGAGTTTAGCAACAACAAATACAAAAATATTGACGATAAACCCTATGGTGGTGGTGGTGGCATGGTGATGCAAGTCAAGCCTATTCGTGATTGTATTAACAAAATCAAACAAGCCAACCCAAAAACAAAAGTTATTTATCTATCACCACAAGGACAACTACTTAAGCATAAATTAGCTAAAGAATTATCTACGCTTGACTCAATTACTCTACTATGTGGGCGCTATGAAGGCGTAGACGAACGCATTATTGAGTATGATATTGATATGGAAATATCCATTGGCGATTATGTTATTAGTGGTGGTGAATTAGCAGCTATGGTACTTATTGACACGGTTAGTCGGCAAATTCCAAACGTACTTGGCAATGTTGATTCATTAAACGACTCTTTTACAAATAATTTACTAGACTATCCGCACTATACACGCCCTAAAGTTATTGATAACCAAGCAGTGCCTGAAGTATTACTAAGTGGACATCAAGCTAATATTGATACTTGGAGAAAAGAACAATCCATCAAAAAAACCCAAAAAAAACGCAAGGATTTGTTGTCTATCTATAAAAACTGCCTACAATAA